In the Helianthus annuus cultivar XRQ/B chromosome 11, HanXRQr2.0-SUNRISE, whole genome shotgun sequence genome, one interval contains:
- the LOC110890441 gene encoding stress-related protein isoform X1: protein MAENDAPVTNQPELEIDLVQKVESEEERLKYLEFVQVAVLHAVLYASKCYGYAKNNSGPLKPGVETIEGTLKTVVGPAYDKFHDVPVEVLKFVDRKVDESVNKFDSRVPPFVKHVSTEVKTAGVVETASGLAKTAYTKLEPVAEHYAVSAWHTLNQIPLFPKVAKVVVPTAAYYSEKYNQTVQQTAVKGYKVSSYLPLVPTEKIAKVFNSPEQQVGN, encoded by the exons ATGGCCGAAAACGATGCTCCAGTTACTAATCAACCAGAG TTGGAGATTGATTTGGTACAGAAGGTTGAGAGTGAAGAGGAAAGGTTGAAGTACCTTGAATTCGTACAAGTGGCGGTGCTTCATGCAGTTCTTTACGCATCAAAGTGTTATGGGTATGCCAAGAACAACTCCGGTCCGCTCAAACCGGGGGTGGAGACGATAGAGGGTACCCTAAAGACCGTTGTCGGCCCTGCATATGATAAGTTCCATGATGTCCCTGTTGAGGTTCTAAAGTTCGTTGATCGTAAG GTAGATGAGTCTGTCAACAAATTTGATAGCCGAGTGCCGCCATTTGTGAAGCATGTCTCAACCGAGGTGAAGACTGCTGGTGTGGTTGAAACTGCATCCGGGCTTGCGAAAACCGCGTACACCAAGCTTGAGCCGGTTGCAGAGCACTATGCTGTTTCAGCTTGGCACACACTGAACCAGATCCCACTTTTCCCGAAGGTGGCCAAGGTGGTTGTACCGACAGCGGCTTACTATTCTGAAAAGTACAACCAGACTGTGCAGCAGACAGCAGTGAAAGGATACAAGGTTTCTTCTTATCTGCCATTGGTGCCCACTGAAAAGATTGCTAAGGTGTTTAACTCCCCTGAGCAACAAGTTGGAAATTGA
- the LOC110890441 gene encoding stress-related protein isoform X3 — translation MAENDAPVTNQPEVESEEERLKYLEFVQVAVLHAVLYASKCYGYAKNNSGPLKPGVETIEGTLKTVVGPAYDKFHDVPVEVLKFVDRKVDESVNKFDSRVPPFVKHVSTEVKTAGVVETASGLAKTAYTKLEPVAEHYAVSAWHTLNQIPLFPKVAKVVVPTAAYYSEKYNQTVQQTAVKGYKVSSYLPLVPTEKIAKVFNSPEQQVGN, via the exons ATGGCCGAAAACGATGCTCCAGTTACTAATCAACCAGAG GTTGAGAGTGAAGAGGAAAGGTTGAAGTACCTTGAATTCGTACAAGTGGCGGTGCTTCATGCAGTTCTTTACGCATCAAAGTGTTATGGGTATGCCAAGAACAACTCCGGTCCGCTCAAACCGGGGGTGGAGACGATAGAGGGTACCCTAAAGACCGTTGTCGGCCCTGCATATGATAAGTTCCATGATGTCCCTGTTGAGGTTCTAAAGTTCGTTGATCGTAAG GTAGATGAGTCTGTCAACAAATTTGATAGCCGAGTGCCGCCATTTGTGAAGCATGTCTCAACCGAGGTGAAGACTGCTGGTGTGGTTGAAACTGCATCCGGGCTTGCGAAAACCGCGTACACCAAGCTTGAGCCGGTTGCAGAGCACTATGCTGTTTCAGCTTGGCACACACTGAACCAGATCCCACTTTTCCCGAAGGTGGCCAAGGTGGTTGTACCGACAGCGGCTTACTATTCTGAAAAGTACAACCAGACTGTGCAGCAGACAGCAGTGAAAGGATACAAGGTTTCTTCTTATCTGCCATTGGTGCCCACTGAAAAGATTGCTAAGGTGTTTAACTCCCCTGAGCAACAAGTTGGAAATTGA
- the LOC110890441 gene encoding stress-related protein isoform X2, whose protein sequence is MAENDAPVTNQPEKVESEEERLKYLEFVQVAVLHAVLYASKCYGYAKNNSGPLKPGVETIEGTLKTVVGPAYDKFHDVPVEVLKFVDRKVDESVNKFDSRVPPFVKHVSTEVKTAGVVETASGLAKTAYTKLEPVAEHYAVSAWHTLNQIPLFPKVAKVVVPTAAYYSEKYNQTVQQTAVKGYKVSSYLPLVPTEKIAKVFNSPEQQVGN, encoded by the exons ATGGCCGAAAACGATGCTCCAGTTACTAATCAACCAGAG AAGGTTGAGAGTGAAGAGGAAAGGTTGAAGTACCTTGAATTCGTACAAGTGGCGGTGCTTCATGCAGTTCTTTACGCATCAAAGTGTTATGGGTATGCCAAGAACAACTCCGGTCCGCTCAAACCGGGGGTGGAGACGATAGAGGGTACCCTAAAGACCGTTGTCGGCCCTGCATATGATAAGTTCCATGATGTCCCTGTTGAGGTTCTAAAGTTCGTTGATCGTAAG GTAGATGAGTCTGTCAACAAATTTGATAGCCGAGTGCCGCCATTTGTGAAGCATGTCTCAACCGAGGTGAAGACTGCTGGTGTGGTTGAAACTGCATCCGGGCTTGCGAAAACCGCGTACACCAAGCTTGAGCCGGTTGCAGAGCACTATGCTGTTTCAGCTTGGCACACACTGAACCAGATCCCACTTTTCCCGAAGGTGGCCAAGGTGGTTGTACCGACAGCGGCTTACTATTCTGAAAAGTACAACCAGACTGTGCAGCAGACAGCAGTGAAAGGATACAAGGTTTCTTCTTATCTGCCATTGGTGCCCACTGAAAAGATTGCTAAGGTGTTTAACTCCCCTGAGCAACAAGTTGGAAATTGA